GGAGAAAATTCTGGCCGCGATGAAAAAATAATAACCCGTTCAACTTCCCTCCGGGTGCTTGCGTGCCCGGAGGGCTTTTTTATTTTTCAGGAGTGGGCATGGATCAGAAGGAATTGCGGGAATGGGAAGCCAAATGCATCCAGGAGGAACCCCCGGCTTGCCGCGCCGGTTGCCCCTTGAGCGTTGACGCCCGAGCTTTTGTCCAGGCCATGGCCCGGGACGATCTGGGCGCGGCGCGGGGCGTTCTTGAAAAGAGCATGCCGCTGGCCGCGATTACCGCCCGGCTGTGCGAGGCTCCGTGCGAAGCTTTTTGCGTACGCAAAGACCTGGGCGGAGCCATCGACATCGGTGGTCTCGAACGGCTGTGCATCGAGCGGTCGCAGTCCAAAGTAAAAATGATACGCCTGCCTGCCCGCCCCAAACGTGTGGCGGTATTCGGCTCTGCGCCGAGCAGTCTGACCGTGGCTTTCGATCTGGCCAGGAAAGGATACCCCGTCGCGGTGCACCATCTGGGCGACGCCCCCGGCGCATGGCTGCGCGAGTTGCCCGAAACGGTTTTGCCGGCCGCGATACTGGACGAAGAACTGCGACGGCTCGGCACGCTGCACGTCACCTTTATCCCCGTTCCCGTCCTGGATTGGGCCCTGATCGAAGCCCATTCGGCCGATGCTGTCTATGTGGGTCAGGATGACGCAATTGCTCCGGCACTTCTGACGAGCCTTGGCTCTGCTGATCTTGATACGTTCGCGCTGGAGCGTTCGGGCTGGTTCACGGGCGGTATGGAAGGGCGCACGCATCGTTTCATCAGCGCCGTGTCCCATGGCCGCGAGGCCGCTGTATCCATAGACCGTTTTCTGCAGAATGCGTCCCTTACTTCAAGCCGCGTGCCGCTACGCAACGGTCAAACCGCCCTGTTCACCCAGACCCGGGATGTCGCGCCGGTTCCCAGGTCGGTTCCGGCTGACGGAGTCAGGTTCACCCGGGAGGAAGGCGTGCGTGAGGCGGCTCGCTGCATCGACTGCCAGTGTCTGGAATGCGTGCGCCACTGCGTCTATCTGAAAGAGAATAACGGCTATCCCAAATCCTATGCCCGCCGCGTGTTCAACAACCTGGCCATAGTGCAGGGCGCCCGTCAGGCCAACAAATTCATCAACTCCTGTTCCCTGTGCGGTCAGTGCGAGACCGTGTGCCCCAATGATTTTTCCATGGCCGACATGTGCCTTGACGCCCGGCGGCAGATGGTGCGGGAAAAGCGCATGCCGCCCTCGGCCCACTGGTTCGCCCTGGAGGAGATGCGCGCCGCTGGAAGCGAGCAGGCCGCCCTGGCCCGTCACGCACCGGGCGCGGAAGCGAGCGCGGCCCTCTTTTTCCCAGGTTGCCAGCTTGCCGGAATACGGCCCGCGCAGACGCTGCGCCTCTACGACCGCTTGCTTGAATTGGAACCGCAAACCGGGATCTGGCTTGATTGCTGCGCGGCCCCGGCTCATTGGTCCGGGCGGACGGAGGAGTTTACGGAGCTTGCGAAGAAGCTGGAAACGGTCTGGATCGACATGGGTCGCCCCAAGGTCGTCACGGCCTGCTCGACCTGTCTGAAGATGTTCCGCGAGCATCTGCCGCAGCTGGGCGCTGTTTCAGTCTGGACCATACTGGCCGGTCATTCCGTATCTGCGGCCGCTGCGCATCCGGCGCTGGCCCTGTCGGACCCGTGTACGTCGCGGCATGACGAAAGGACCAGAAAGGATGTGCGCACGTTGCTCGAAAACATGGGACAGCCCCTCGCCGCTCTGCCCATGTCCGGTGAGCTGACCGAATGCTGCGGGTTCGGCGGCCTCATGGATAACGCCAATCCGGCCTTGGCCCGCAAGGTCGCGGCGGCCCGCGTGGCCCAGTCCGACGCGGATTTCCTGACCTACTGCGCCATGTGCCGGGATCAGCTGGCCAAGACCGGCAAGCCTGTGCTGCACATCCTGGACCTTTTGTTCCCGGAGCTGGCGCATCCGGCCAGCGAACCGCCGGCGAGCATCTCGCTTCGCAGGGCCAACCGGCGCATGCTCAAGACGGCTGTGCTGGAGCGTTACGGCCAGGCCGGTGTCCCTCGGCAGCCATGGGAGGATGTGCATCTTCATATATCTACGTCCGTGGCCGCAGTGCTTGAGGAACGCCGCATTCTGGAGGACGATCTGCGTCAGGTCATTTTCCGGTCCAAAGTGAACGGGCGCTGCTTCGCTCATGGTGATGACGGCCGCAGGATCGCATCGGCCGAACTGGGCGAGGTCACGTTCTGGATGGAATACCGGGAGGAGCAGGGCGTATTCACGGTGCTGAAAGCCTGGAGTCATCGCATGCGCATCGCGGGAGGACGGATATGAGCCTCGTATTTTTGCCCGAAGACATGAACTGGCGCTGCGAACCGTGCGGCGTGCCCCTTGAACCCGGCAAGGTCGAACTCGCGTATCTTGGCCAAGTCTTTCATGTGGAGCTTCCGGTCTGCCCGAAATGCGGTGCCGCGTTCGTCTATGAAGAGTTGGCCCTGGGGCGGATCTTCGAAGTGGAGCAGTTGCTTGAGGACAAATGAGCTTTATGCGTCCGCGCCGGTCAGGGCGACCCTGGGACGGGCTCTGCGCCCGGGCGGCGAGAAGCTGACCCGGCGCATGCTGGAGCTGGCGGGGCCGCTGCGGAGCGCACTGGCCCTCGACGCCGGATGTGGATGCGGGGCGAGCCTGGTCCTGCTTGAGGAGTATGGAGCGCGGGCCGTGGGGCTGGATCTGAACGCCGGTTTTCTGCGTGAATCCAGTGGCAGGAAGCTGAAGGTCGCGCGGGCCGATCTGGCGGAATTGCCTTTGCCTGATGGGTGCGCAGATTTGATTTTGTGTGAATGCGTGTGGAATCTGACCGACAAGGAGAGGGTGCTGGCGGAGTTCTTGCGGGTCTTGAGGCCAGGAGGCGTGCTTGCTCTGGCCGATATCTACGCCCGTGGGTACAGGGCTGGGGAGTGGCCCGTGCGCTGCTGCTTTGCGCAGGCCACGGACCTGCAGACGGTGATGGAACAGGTGGCCGGGGCCGGATTCGAGATTGACGTGGTGGAGGAGCATACGGAACTTTTGAAGAAGACCGCTGCTGATTTCGTGTTCAGGCACGGATCGTTGCATGGCTTCTGGCAGGCCGTGACCGGTGACCCGGATTTGGCCGTTGCCGCTTGCGAGGCGTCCAAGGCGGCGCGGCCGGGACTGTTTTTGATGATGGCGCATGCCGCGAAGCGATGAAGAGGATGCGTGTGTGAGACGGCCGGGGTGGGGGTTACCTCCAACGTGGCTGACATCTTACGTAACAGTACACAAATATTGAACATCACGAGGCCGAAATGAACGAATACGATCTCGACATCCTGCGCCTGCACAGCCAGGGTTTCTGTTGCTCCCAGATTGTGCTGCAGCTGGCTCTGGAGATGCAGGGCGTGGAAAATCCGGGCCTCATCCGGGCCATGTCCGGGCTGTGCGTGGGCTTCTCGTCTCCGGGGGGCGCTTGCGGGGCCCTGACCGGGGCGGCGTGCCTCATTGCCTATTATGCGGGCAAGGGCGCGGCTGATGAAGAAGCGCACGACAGACTTTCCCTCATGCTGACCGAGCTGGCCGATTGGTTCCAGGAGTACGCCACAGGGCGGTTTGGCGGCATCAACTGTTCAAACATCGTTCCTGGCGGCAAGCCGGATGCGTCCATCTGCGGCGGACTGGTTTCGGAATGTTTCGGTCGGGCCATGACCATTCTGGTGGAAAACGGGTTCGACCCGGCGAGCGATATCCATGAATAAGGTCCTGGGTTCGGTTGAAAGCGTCTGCCCGGAATGTTTGAACCGGGTGACAGGGGAGCTGCTGCGGGACGGGGACGTCGTGCGGATGGTCAAACGGTGTCCGGAACATGGCGAATTTTCGACCGTGGTCTGGCGCGGAAATCCGGACTTTTCCAGCTGGGTGCGACCCAAGATTCCGTTTGGTGGCGGCGTGCGGGAGGAAATCGGCAATGGTTGCCCTTTTGACTGCGGGTTGTGCGCGCGCCATGCCCAGCGGACCTGCACGGCCCTGGTCGAGATCACCTCGCGCTGCAATCTGCGTTGCCCGGTGTGTTTCGCGGACAGTGGCGGAGCGGGGCCGGATCCGAGCCTGGATGTTTTGCAGCGCATGTTTGAGCAGACGTTGACCCGCACCGGAGGCTGTAACCTGCAACTGTCCGGTGGAGAACCGACAGTACGCGATGATCTGGAAGAAATCGTGCGTCTGGCCAGAGGGGCCGGTTTCGGTTTTGTCCAGCTCAACACCAACGGGTTGCGTCTGGCGGATGATTCCGGTTTGGCCGGAAAATTGGCCGAGGCCGGTTTGTCGTCTGTTTTTTTGCAGTTCGACGGCGTGCGTGATGAGACCTTTCGCGCCATGCGCGGGAGGGACCTGCTTGAGGTCAAAAAGAAAGCCATCGCGCATGCGTCCACGGCGGGGCTTGGCATCGTGCTTGTGCCGACCGTGGCGCGTGGCGTAAACGTCGATCAGCTTTGGGATGTTGTCCGGTTTGGGCTGGAGCACCAGCCCCATGTGCGCGGGGTCCATTTTCAGCCCATGAGTTACTTCGGGCGTTATCCCGAGGATTTCATCCCGGATCACGTCACGTTGCCGGAGCTCATGACCGGCCTTGAGCTTCAGAGCGGCGGAGTGGTCAAGGCCTCGGACTTTTTGCCTCCGGGCTGCGAACATGCTCTGTGTTCCTTCTCGGGCAAGTTCATGACCCGTGAGGACGGCAGTTTCGTGCGTCTGGGCAGCGCTTCGTGCGACTGCACGCCCAAACCCGCCGAAGCCGGGGCGCTCAAATCCATCGGCGTCACGGCCCGTCAGTGGTCCGCGCCTTCCGGAGCGGCCTCCCCCAATCCCCCCTGCACGGGTCAAGGGGCCAAGCCTCGTGCAGGGCGCGGGGCAGCGCCCCGCATTTCTTCCACCCCCACCTCCACCCCCGACAATGACCTCGACCGCTTCCTGTCCCGGGCCAGGACGCACACGTTCACCATCTCGGCCATGGCCTTTCAGGACGCCTGGACCCTCAACCTGGAGCGGTTGCAGGGTTGCTGCATCCATGTGGCCCAGCCCGACGGGCGGCTCATTCCCTTTTGCGCCTTCAACCTGACGGCCAGGGATGGCCGCGCCCTGTATCGGGGGCGAACGTGAACTGTTCGTCCGTGGATGCCCTGACCGCCCGGCGGCTGGGTTTGTCTTTGCCGTTGGACCGCTCGAGCCTGGAGGCGGCGCAGCTGGCGAGCCTGCGTCGGACCGTGGCGCACGCCTGCGCCAAAAGCCCATGGTACCGAGAGCGGCTGGGCGGATTTGATCCCGCCTCCCTGCGCACTTCTGCGGATCTGTCCCGGTTGCCCCTGCTGACCAGCGCGGAACTTGCAACCCATGGCGCGGGTCTGGTTTGCGTTTCCCAGAGTAAGGTGGCCCGCATCACCACCTTGCAGACCTCCGGTAGCACAGGCGCTCCCAAACGGCTGTTTTTCACGCGCGACGATCTGAACTCGACAGTCGATTTTTTTCAGCATGGCATGTTTTCGCTTATTTCATCGGCAGACAAGGTGCTTATCCTGCTGCCCTGTTCTTTGCCGGACAGCACGGGCGATTTGCTCATCCGCGCCCTGGCCCTGGGCACCGTGCACAGCGAGGGCGTCTGGCCGCCGACGGACTGGGAGGCTTTGGCCAGGCGCATTTACGACGAGAATTTCACCAGCATCGTCGGCCTGCCTCAGCATCTTCTGGCGCTGGCCTATGTGCTGCCGCACGGTCTGGTGCGAACTATGCTCCTTTGCTCGGATTACGCTCCGCAATCATTGCGGTCCCGCATCGAAGCCGTCTGCGGCTGCGAAACATTCCTGCACTACGGCACCACCGAGACGGGGCTGGGCGGCGGCGTGGAATGTACGGCGCACGATGGCTGCCACATGCGTGAGTCCGACCTGCTGATTGAGATCGTTGATCCGCGCACAGGCGATCCCGTGCCCGAAGGGGAAGTGGGAGAGGTGGTCGTCACCACTCTGGGTCGGCAGGCTATGCCGCTGTTGCGTTACCGCACAGGAGACCTGGCCAGCCTGGACACTTCGCCCTGCCTCTGCGGCGGGGTCACGGCCAGATTGCGCGACATCCGTGGACGGCGCAGGGCCTGCCCGCTGGCAGGAGGATTTTCCGTGGCCAGCCAGGATCTTGATGACGTCCTCTTCACGCTGGACGGCCTCTTGGACTATCGCGCCACCTTGAACCGCTTGGCCGGACGAGACGCGATCAGTGTTGAATTCCTGGCCAGACCGGGGCATGAGTTTCTGGAGCGGGAGATTCATCAGGCTTTGAAGACGGTTCCGTCCCTGAAATCGGCCATGCAAGCCGAGACCTTTGAGACAGGACCGGTACAGAAGGTGGAGTCATTCTCCCCGTCGCACACCCTCAAACGCACCATCTTCGATAAACGCGGGAGTTACCTATGAATGATATATTTCAGTCTGTTATTGAAGTTTTGCAGCAAGGACAGGAAGCTGTTTTTTGCGGCATCGTCGACAGTTCAGGTTCGGCCCCGCGTACTTCCGGCGCGCGAATGCTGGTGTTGCCTGATGGCTCCATTCGTGGCTCAGTTGGCGGAGGTCCCGTCGAGGGCGCGTGTCAGGCCAAGGCCAAAAAGTTGCTGCATGGCAATGAGACCCATTTCCTTTTGTCCTTTGACCTGACCTCGGTCAAAGCCGCCGATGCCGGCATGGTCTGCGGCGGAGCAGTCAAGGTGCTTCTGCAGCGAGTCACGGTGAAGCATCTGACATTCTTTGAAGAAATCGAGCGCTTGCAGCGTGAAAGAGAGAGGCCGGTGCTTTTAACCGTCATGCAGTCGGAGCAGGTCCCTGCGCTGGCCGTCTGGACGGCGCGAGATGGATTGGCGGGAGTCAACTTACCCGAAACCCTCACTACGGAGCTGGCGCGCAAGGCCGTCAAGACGCGCCAGTCATTCAGCCTGGAAGAGGACGGCTTGCGTGTCTTTGCGGAACCCATCATCGCGCCGACGGTGCTGCATCTGGTCGGCGCGGGACATGTTGCGCTGGCCGCGGCCAAGGTCGCGGCTTTTAGCGGCTTCGAGGTGGTGGTCATGGACGACCGCTCTGAATTTGCGGATGCCGTGCGTTATCCCGAGGCGCGCGAGGTTCGGGTGCTGGAAAATTTTGAAGCGTGTCTGAATGATCTTGGGAGCGATGATTACGTGGTCATCGTCACGCGTGGGCACATGCACGACCGCGATGTCCTGGCCCAGGCCCTGAGAACTAGGGCAGGTTACATCGGCATGATCGGCAGTCGCAGCAAGCGCGACGCGGTGTACCGTTCCCTGCTGGAATCGGGCTATACAGAGCAGGATCTTGCCCGGGTGCACTGCCCCATCGGTCTGCCCATCGGAGCCGATACCCCTGAAGAGATCGCGGTCAGCATTGTTGGCGAGATGATCGGTGTGCGAGCGGGATTGCCCGCATGACACTGGCCGGGCCTCGCTTCGCGGCGGTCATTCTGTCCGCCGGACTGTCTTCGCGCATGGGGAATTTCAAGCCGCTCATGGATCTGGCGGGGCAAACGGTTCTGGCCCGTTGCGTAAGAACGTTCCGGGATGCGGGAATCGCCGAAATCGTGGTCGTGACCGGTCATCGCGCTTCTGAAGTTCAAGTAGAAGTTGAGAGATTGGGTGTTTCGACCATTCATAATCCCGCTTTCGAGCAGGGCATGTTTTCTTCCGTGCGTGCGGCAGTGTCCTCATTGGCGGGTCTGGACGCCTTTTTTCTTTTGCCCGTGGACATCCCGCTGGTGCGTCCCGCGACCGTTGATTCTTTGGTTCAGGCGTATGACGGGCGCATCGCCTATCCCTGTTTCAGCGGCGAG
This DNA window, taken from Desulfomicrobium sp. ZS1, encodes the following:
- the trsS gene encoding radical SAM (seleno)protein TrsS, producing the protein MNKVLGSVESVCPECLNRVTGELLRDGDVVRMVKRCPEHGEFSTVVWRGNPDFSSWVRPKIPFGGGVREEIGNGCPFDCGLCARHAQRTCTALVEITSRCNLRCPVCFADSGGAGPDPSLDVLQRMFEQTLTRTGGCNLQLSGGEPTVRDDLEEIVRLARGAGFGFVQLNTNGLRLADDSGLAGKLAEAGLSSVFLQFDGVRDETFRAMRGRDLLEVKKKAIAHASTAGLGIVLVPTVARGVNVDQLWDVVRFGLEHQPHVRGVHFQPMSYFGRYPEDFIPDHVTLPELMTGLELQSGGVVKASDFLPPGCEHALCSFSGKFMTREDGSFVRLGSASCDCTPKPAEAGALKSIGVTARQWSAPSGAASPNPPCTGQGAKPRAGRGAAPRISSTPTSTPDNDLDRFLSRARTHTFTISAMAFQDAWTLNLERLQGCCIHVAQPDGRLIPFCAFNLTARDGRALYRGRT
- a CDS encoding DVU_1555 family C-GCAxxG-C-C protein; translation: MNEYDLDILRLHSQGFCCSQIVLQLALEMQGVENPGLIRAMSGLCVGFSSPGGACGALTGAACLIAYYAGKGAADEEAHDRLSLMLTELADWFQEYATGRFGGINCSNIVPGGKPDASICGGLVSECFGRAMTILVENGFDPASDIHE
- a CDS encoding DVU_1557 family redox protein, whose translation is MSLVFLPEDMNWRCEPCGVPLEPGKVELAYLGQVFHVELPVCPKCGAAFVYEELALGRIFEVEQLLEDK
- a CDS encoding pyridine nucleotide-disulfide oxidoreductase/dicluster-binding protein, which produces MDQKELREWEAKCIQEEPPACRAGCPLSVDARAFVQAMARDDLGAARGVLEKSMPLAAITARLCEAPCEAFCVRKDLGGAIDIGGLERLCIERSQSKVKMIRLPARPKRVAVFGSAPSSLTVAFDLARKGYPVAVHHLGDAPGAWLRELPETVLPAAILDEELRRLGTLHVTFIPVPVLDWALIEAHSADAVYVGQDDAIAPALLTSLGSADLDTFALERSGWFTGGMEGRTHRFISAVSHGREAAVSIDRFLQNASLTSSRVPLRNGQTALFTQTRDVAPVPRSVPADGVRFTREEGVREAARCIDCQCLECVRHCVYLKENNGYPKSYARRVFNNLAIVQGARQANKFINSCSLCGQCETVCPNDFSMADMCLDARRQMVREKRMPPSAHWFALEEMRAAGSEQAALARHAPGAEASAALFFPGCQLAGIRPAQTLRLYDRLLELEPQTGIWLDCCAAPAHWSGRTEEFTELAKKLETVWIDMGRPKVVTACSTCLKMFREHLPQLGAVSVWTILAGHSVSAAAAHPALALSDPCTSRHDERTRKDVRTLLENMGQPLAALPMSGELTECCGFGGLMDNANPALARKVAAARVAQSDADFLTYCAMCRDQLAKTGKPVLHILDLLFPELAHPASEPPASISLRRANRRMLKTAVLERYGQAGVPRQPWEDVHLHISTSVAAVLEERRILEDDLRQVIFRSKVNGRCFAHGDDGRRIASAELGEVTFWMEYREEQGVFTVLKAWSHRMRIAGGRI
- a CDS encoding DVU_1553 family AMP-dependent CoA ligase encodes the protein MNCSSVDALTARRLGLSLPLDRSSLEAAQLASLRRTVAHACAKSPWYRERLGGFDPASLRTSADLSRLPLLTSAELATHGAGLVCVSQSKVARITTLQTSGSTGAPKRLFFTRDDLNSTVDFFQHGMFSLISSADKVLILLPCSLPDSTGDLLIRALALGTVHSEGVWPPTDWEALARRIYDENFTSIVGLPQHLLALAYVLPHGLVRTMLLCSDYAPQSLRSRIEAVCGCETFLHYGTTETGLGGGVECTAHDGCHMRESDLLIEIVDPRTGDPVPEGEVGEVVVTTLGRQAMPLLRYRTGDLASLDTSPCLCGGVTARLRDIRGRRRACPLAGGFSVASQDLDDVLFTLDGLLDYRATLNRLAGRDAISVEFLARPGHEFLEREIHQALKTVPSLKSAMQAETFETGPVQKVESFSPSHTLKRTIFDKRGSYL
- a CDS encoding XdhC family aldehyde oxidoreductase maturation factor; amino-acid sequence: MNDIFQSVIEVLQQGQEAVFCGIVDSSGSAPRTSGARMLVLPDGSIRGSVGGGPVEGACQAKAKKLLHGNETHFLLSFDLTSVKAADAGMVCGGAVKVLLQRVTVKHLTFFEEIERLQRERERPVLLTVMQSEQVPALAVWTARDGLAGVNLPETLTTELARKAVKTRQSFSLEEDGLRVFAEPIIAPTVLHLVGAGHVALAAAKVAAFSGFEVVVMDDRSEFADAVRYPEAREVRVLENFEACLNDLGSDDYVVIVTRGHMHDRDVLAQALRTRAGYIGMIGSRSKRDAVYRSLLESGYTEQDLARVHCPIGLPIGADTPEEIAVSIVGEMIGVRAGLPA
- the trsM gene encoding DVU_1556 family methyltransferase, whose product is MRTNELYASAPVRATLGRALRPGGEKLTRRMLELAGPLRSALALDAGCGCGASLVLLEEYGARAVGLDLNAGFLRESSGRKLKVARADLAELPLPDGCADLILCECVWNLTDKERVLAEFLRVLRPGGVLALADIYARGYRAGEWPVRCCFAQATDLQTVMEQVAGAGFEIDVVEEHTELLKKTAADFVFRHGSLHGFWQAVTGDPDLAVAACEASKAARPGLFLMMAHAAKR